Genomic DNA from Acipenser ruthenus unplaced genomic scaffold, fAciRut3.2 maternal haplotype, whole genome shotgun sequence:
GGTAGAAAGAGGAGAGTGCAGGCGGGAGCAGCTGCGGAGCCCGAACCGACAAAGAAACTGAaacaggaggaggagagaggggagcggAGGATTGTCATCGAACACTGGTGAGGGAGCGCCCCCTGCTGTAGCACCACCGGTACTGCAGCACAgggagatttatatatatatatatatatatatatatatatatatatatacaccttttTTTATGAAGATTGCAATAATTCTTCAGGGAGAGAAATGAAGGCACGTGCATTGAGaaacactcagacacacacaaactcagactctgagactctcacacacactctgacacacacactgatacacacactcagacacgcacactgagactTTCTCACACACAGAGTCtttcacacacagactcacacacactgagactctcgcacacagacacagacacacacaaacactgaaacacgcacacacacacacacacacacacactctctgatTTGGAGGATGGACGGCACTGACTGGCTGCTTGTTgatcagtttgtgtttttttaagtccggattttaattaattaattattgattgattcatttttAGTAAAAGCTGACGAGTGTATCTGCGGAATGCCGAAGCCTTGAGAGAGGCAATCGGAGAAGTGTACCCCAAAATCGCCGTGGAGTTGAACCCCGAAAAACCCAGAAGAAACAGCTTTGAGGTCACCTTTGTCGATAGCAACGGGACTGGTGAGTATTCTGGAATACAGCGTTTAAATCCATCCCatcagctttattaacatgatcaccggcccctccctttaaaggagcgctgaccatctttaaaatccattctctcacctcttattagctttattaacatgatcaccgacccctccctttaaaggagcgctgaccatctttaaaatccattctctcacctcttattagctttattaacaggatcaccggcccctccctttaaaggagcgctgaccatctttaaaatccattctcttacctcttattagctttattaacaggatcaccggcccctccctttaaaggagcgctgaccatctttaaaatccattctctcacctcttattagctttattaacatgatcaccggcccctccctttaaaggagcgctgaccatctttaaaatccattctctcacctcttattagctttattaacatgatcaccggcccctccctttaaaggagcgctgaccatctttaaaatccattctctcacctcttattagcttggTTTCACATACATGTTTTtgccactagggggcagtgttttTGAGGTGCAGGGTTAATAATGGTGCAAtggtacacacacatatatatatatatatatatatatatataatataaaatatatatatatataatttgtattggATTTTAAAAGCATTAGTTAACCTAGCCTACAtttactgtgtgtctgtctgtctctgtgtcttttgtctgtgtgtgtgtgtgtgtctgtctgtctgtctgtctctgtgtgtctgtctctcttgtCGTATCtctttgtctttctgtctctgtgtgtgtctgtctgtctgtctctcttgtcATATCtctttgtctttctgtctgtctgtctctgtgtgtgtctgtctgtctctcttgtctCCTGTCTCTTGCAGAAGTCTCTCTCTGGTCTGGTATTAAGAAGGGGCCGCCACGCAAATTGAAGTTCCCTGAAGCTGCAGTTGTGCTTGATGCCCTGAAGGGGGCGATGTAGAGCACAGCTAACCGTGTTTTAAAGAGGTAAATATTGCAATGCATTTCTCTGGGTACAGCAcagctctgcccagcacacagcgggCAATGCCAGCGCACCAGATCACAGCTTTATAaagtattattaatttcttagcagacgcccttatccagagcgacttacaattgttacaagatatcacattatttttacatacaattccccatttatacagttgggtttttactggagcaatctaggtaaagtaccttgttcaagggtacagcagcagtgtcccccacctgggattgaacccacgaccctccggtcaagagtccagatccctaaccactactccacactgctgcttatagacaccatgctgggtagctgctgtggTTCAGTGTagggttgtgtgtttgtgttatatataatatataattttatttttttttccagtctcAGCCAATCGCTTCTCAGAGTTTCCTGTTGCCGGGTGCATTATGAAGTGGACTGACCAATGGGGTTGCTCCCCCAGTTTTTCCGCTGATGACCTCACAGCTCCGGTACGGGGAGGCAAAGTTGGTGGAAGGCTGGCGCGCTCTGCTGGCCGGGAGGAGAACTGCAGTCTGTTTTTACTGTGGAGTCTCTtcgatttttttttggtttcttttatatatagAAGTGTCACTCTGTTCTCAGTGTTTTATTGATCTTTTGTAGTttctctgcttttaa
This window encodes:
- the LOC117970565 gene encoding selenoprotein H-like; translation: MPPRGRKRRVQAGAAAEPEPTKKLKQEEERGERRIVIEHCKSURVYLRNAEALREAIGEVYPKIAVELNPEKPRRNSFEVTFVDSNGTEVSLWSGIKKGPPRKLKFPEAAVVLDALKGAM